In one Erinaceus europaeus chromosome 3, mEriEur2.1, whole genome shotgun sequence genomic region, the following are encoded:
- the LOC103119990 gene encoding transmembrane protease serine 11E, producing the protein MYRPVVVRARKRTCLEPWAIGLITFISLIVLAVCIGLIVHYVRYNQRKTHNYYSTLSFTSDKLYDEFGKEASESFTEMSQKIESMVKNAFHKSPLRREFVKSHIIKFSQEDHGVLAHMLLIFRFRSTEDIETINKRIENILHEKLQEAVGPPQLNPESVEIKKINKTETDNFLNSCCGTRRSKARQSVRIVGGTEVEEGEWPWQTSLQWDGAHRCGATLINDTWLVSAAHCFRRYTDPTRWTASFGVTVRPPKMKHNVRRIIVHEKYKYPSHDYDIALVELSKPVSYTNVVHKVCLPDASHEFHPGDEMFVTGFGALQNDGYSQNHLRQVQVDLIPTDICNELQIYNNAITPRMVCAGYLKGRRDACQGDSGGPLVSSDARDIWYLVGIVSWGEECGQPNKPGVYTRVTAFRDWIASKTGI; encoded by the exons gcCGGTGGTGGTGAGGGCCAGGAAAAGAACTTGTTTGGAGCCTTGGGCTATTGGCCTCATCACCTTCATATCACTGATTGTGCTGGCAGTGTGCATCGGACTCATTGTTCACTATGTGAGATACA ATCAAAGGAAGACGCACAATTACTATAGCACATTGTCATTTACAAGTGACAAATTATATGATGAGTTCGGAAAAGAAGCTTCTGAAAGTTTCACAGAAATGAGCCAAAAAATTGAATCAATG GTGAAAAATGCATTTCACAAATCTCCACTGAGGAGAGAGTTTGTCAAGTCTCACATTATCAAATTCAG TCAAGAGGATCATGGGGTGTTGGCTCATATGCTGTTGATATTTAGATTTCGCTCTACTGAGGATATTGAAACCATAAATAAAAGGATTGAGAATATTCTACATGAAAAACTACAAGAGGCTGTAGGCCCCCCTCAGTTAAATCCAGAATCAGTTGAAATTAAAA aaatcaacaagacagaaacagacaactTTCTGAACAGCT GCTGTGGGACACGAAGAAGCAAAGCAAGACAGAGTGTCAGGATTGTTGGTGGGACAGAGGTGGAAGAAGGTGAATGGCCTTGGCAAACTAGCCTGCAGTGGGATGGGGCCCATCGCTGTGGAGCAACTTTAATTAATGACACATGGCTTGTGAGTGCTGCTCACTGCTTTAGACG CTATACTGACCCAACCAGATGGACTGCTTCCTTTGGAGTAACAGTAAGGCCTCCCAAAATGAAACATAACGTCCGGAGGATAATTGTCCATGAGAAATACAAATACCCATCACATGACTATGACATTGCACTTGTAGAGCTTTCTAAACCTGTTTCCTACACAAATGTTGTCCATAAAGTTTGTCTCCCCGATGCATCGCATGAATTCCACCCAGGTGATGAGATGTTTGTAACAGGGTTTGGAGCACTGCAAAATGATG GTTACAGCCAAAATCATCTTCGGCAAGTGCAAGTAGACCTCATACCCACTGACATCTGCAATGAACTTCAAATTTATAATAATGCCATAACTCCTAGAATGGTATGTGCTGGCTACTTGAAGGGAAGAAGAGATGCATGTCAG GGTGATTCTGGAGGACCACTGGTTAGTTCAGATGCTAGAGACATCTGGTACCTTGTTGGAATTGTGAGCTGGGGAGAGGAATGTGGGCAACCTAACAAGCCTGGTGTTTACACACGAGTGACTGCCTTCCGAGACTGGATAGCTTCCAAAACTGGTATCTAA